The following are encoded together in the Flavobacterium haoranii genome:
- a CDS encoding M1 family metallopeptidase: MKKLIYISILLLVFQQISAQNFTRRDSLHGGLRYERVCYDVLRYDLNITINPTERSIVGYNDITFKIEEATQKIQVDLFENMKVDSIKWNDKSLKYTREFDAVFIDFDHLLPLNSTEKIRFYYSGNPLVAKYAPWDGGFVFSKDKNNKDFIAVAVQGTGASLWYPVKDSQTDEPNNGASIKVAVPNGLINVSNGRFKGSQDLGNGYTRWDWEVKNPINNYDITVNIADYVHFHDTFNGLDLDYYVLRENEETAKKHFDEDVKTMFQCFNSKFGKYPFWEDGYKLVETPYLGMEHQSAVAYGNKYRKGYLGNDLSGSGIGMGFDYIIIHETGHEWFGNSITSKDIADMWIHEGFTTYSETVFVECTKGYEAALKYVNGQARRVSNDKPIIGHFGVNNEGSGDMYYKGSLMLNTLRHVINDDEKWWELILKYSETFKKKIIDTPTVIQFFNKESGMDLTPIFKQYLETTTIPTLAYKTEKDNFYYYWKDVNPDFNMPIDIEYGNKIVRLYPTTKEQKIKLKRLKKSDSYQINDNKFFINIVKID; this comes from the coding sequence ATGAAAAAACTAATCTACATATCAATATTACTACTTGTTTTCCAACAAATTTCTGCTCAAAACTTCACGCGAAGAGATTCTTTACACGGCGGTCTTCGATATGAGAGAGTTTGTTACGATGTTCTACGATACGATTTAAACATTACAATAAATCCAACGGAAAGGAGTATTGTGGGTTATAACGATATAACCTTCAAAATTGAAGAGGCTACTCAAAAAATACAAGTTGACTTATTCGAAAACATGAAAGTCGATTCTATTAAATGGAATGATAAAAGTTTAAAATATACTAGAGAGTTTGATGCTGTTTTTATTGATTTTGATCATTTATTACCTTTAAATTCAACTGAAAAAATTCGTTTTTATTACTCAGGAAATCCATTAGTAGCAAAATATGCTCCGTGGGATGGTGGATTTGTATTTTCAAAAGATAAAAATAATAAAGATTTTATTGCAGTTGCTGTACAAGGAACAGGTGCTAGTTTATGGTACCCTGTAAAAGATTCACAAACCGATGAACCTAACAATGGTGCTTCTATAAAAGTTGCAGTTCCAAATGGATTAATAAATGTTTCTAACGGTAGATTTAAGGGTTCTCAAGATTTAGGAAATGGTTATACACGATGGGATTGGGAAGTTAAAAATCCAATTAATAATTATGATATCACTGTAAATATAGCTGATTATGTTCATTTTCATGATACTTTTAATGGACTCGATTTAGATTACTATGTTTTACGTGAAAATGAAGAAACAGCTAAAAAACATTTTGATGAAGATGTTAAAACAATGTTTCAATGTTTTAATTCAAAGTTTGGAAAATATCCATTTTGGGAAGATGGCTATAAATTAGTAGAGACACCATATTTAGGCATGGAACATCAAAGTGCAGTTGCTTACGGAAATAAATACAGAAAAGGTTATTTAGGTAACGACTTATCAGGAAGTGGTATAGGCATGGGGTTTGATTACATTATTATTCATGAAACGGGTCACGAATGGTTTGGAAATAGTATTACAAGTAAAGACATTGCTGATATGTGGATTCATGAAGGTTTTACAACTTATTCGGAAACTGTTTTTGTAGAATGTACAAAAGGTTATGAAGCGGCTTTAAAATATGTTAATGGTCAAGCAAGAAGAGTTAGTAACGACAAACCTATTATTGGTCATTTTGGAGTAAATAATGAAGGAAGTGGCGATATGTATTACAAAGGTTCATTAATGCTAAACACACTTCGTCATGTTATTAACGACGATGAAAAATGGTGGGAATTAATATTAAAATACTCTGAAACTTTTAAAAAGAAAATTATTGATACCCCAACAGTAATTCAGTTTTTTAATAAAGAATCGGGAATGGATTTAACACCAATTTTCAAACAATATTTAGAAACAACTACTATCCCTACATTGGCATATAAAACTGAAAAAGATAATTTTTACTATTATTGGAAAGATGTAAATCCTGATTTTAATATGCCAATCGATATTGAATATGGCAATAAAATAGTGAGATTATATCCTACAACTAAAGAGCAAAAGATTAAATTAAAAAGACTAAAAAAATCGGATAGTTATCAAATAAACGACAATAAGTTCTTTATCAATATTGTTAAAATAGATTAA
- a CDS encoding DoxX family protein encodes MATIKQLNKWANANTTLSLDILRIAFGVFLFIKGISFFTERKYLHQIFDSLGGFASEMLLIHYVAFAHMVGGVMIVIGLLTRWSVWAQLPIIICAFLINFIGDFNANNTFQSGIALILCVFFIFFGSGKHSADYYLKMEQ; translated from the coding sequence ATGGCTACTATTAAACAGTTAAATAAATGGGCAAATGCAAACACTACGCTATCTTTAGACATTTTGCGTATTGCTTTTGGTGTATTTTTATTTATTAAAGGTATTTCATTTTTTACCGAACGTAAATATTTACATCAAATTTTCGATTCTTTAGGTGGTTTTGCTAGTGAGATGCTTTTAATACACTATGTAGCATTTGCTCATATGGTAGGTGGAGTTATGATTGTTATTGGACTCTTAACTCGTTGGTCGGTTTGGGCGCAATTACCCATTATTATTTGTGCGTTTCTAATTAATTTTATTGGAGATTTTAATGCAAACAACACATTTCAATCAGGTATTGCACTTATTTTATGTGTGTTCTTTATTTTCTTCGGTAGCGGAAAACACTCAGCAGATTATTATCTTAAAATGGAACAATAA
- a CDS encoding proline dehydrogenase family protein: protein MEKIFNNTAVAFSLKSDTELERAYFLFKLIESEPLVKIGTAVTNFALKAHLPVEGLIRSTVFDHFCGGVNEVDCLSVVDRMFTKGVSSVLDYSVEGKEEEAQFDAALEMTIRTIDFAKERLAIPFAVFKPTGFGRFALYEKLGEGKTLTASEQEEWNRVVARFEKVCQIAHDKDVALLIDGEESWMQDAADDLVAKMMKKFNKEKAVIFNTLQMYRWDRLDYLKKLHAEAKVEGFHIGMKLVRGAYMEKENKRAEEKGYPTPICASKQATDENYDAAVSYMLDNIDMMAVFAGTHNENSSYQLMQLMHEKGIAKNDIRVFFGQLYGMSDNISYNLAANGYNVAKYLPFGPVRDVMPYLIRRAEENTSVAGQTSRELTLIKKERERRKLE, encoded by the coding sequence ATGGAAAAAATATTTAACAACACAGCCGTTGCTTTTTCATTAAAAAGTGACACAGAGCTTGAAAGAGCTTATTTTTTATTTAAACTTATTGAAAGTGAACCGCTTGTAAAAATTGGTACTGCCGTTACAAATTTCGCTTTAAAAGCACATTTACCTGTAGAAGGTTTAATTCGTTCAACTGTTTTCGATCATTTTTGTGGTGGTGTAAACGAAGTAGATTGTTTATCAGTAGTTGATAGGATGTTTACAAAAGGTGTTTCATCGGTTCTAGATTATTCTGTTGAAGGAAAAGAAGAAGAAGCGCAATTTGATGCTGCTTTAGAAATGACAATTAGAACGATAGATTTTGCTAAAGAACGCCTTGCAATTCCATTTGCAGTGTTTAAGCCAACTGGTTTTGGTCGTTTTGCTTTGTATGAAAAATTAGGCGAAGGAAAAACATTGACAGCTTCTGAACAAGAAGAATGGAATAGAGTAGTGGCTCGTTTTGAAAAAGTTTGTCAAATTGCTCATGATAAAGATGTTGCTTTATTAATTGATGGAGAAGAAAGTTGGATGCAAGATGCTGCGGATGATTTGGTTGCTAAAATGATGAAGAAATTCAATAAAGAAAAAGCAGTTATTTTTAATACATTGCAAATGTATCGTTGGGATCGTTTAGATTATTTAAAAAAATTACATGCTGAAGCAAAAGTTGAAGGTTTTCATATTGGAATGAAATTAGTTCGTGGTGCTTATATGGAAAAAGAAAATAAAAGAGCTGAAGAAAAAGGTTATCCAACTCCAATTTGCGCTTCTAAACAAGCAACAGATGAAAATTATGATGCTGCTGTAAGTTACATGCTAGATAATATTGATATGATGGCAGTTTTTGCTGGAACACACAATGAAAATAGTTCGTACCAATTAATGCAATTGATGCATGAAAAAGGAATTGCTAAGAATGACATTAGAGTCTTTTTTGGTCAATTATATGGAATGAGCGATAATATTAGCTACAATTTAGCAGCTAATGGATACAATGTAGCCAAATATTTACCTTTTGGACCAGTTAGAGATGTTATGCCCTATTTGATTCGTAGAGCCGAAGAGAATACTTCAGTTGCTGGACAAACAAGTAGAGAGCTAACGCTTATTAAGAAAGAAAGAGAAAGAAGAAAATTAGAATAA
- the aroB gene encoding 3-dehydroquinate synthase has protein sequence MQTIQAINYSIHFNESCYNYLNEILQPNVYSKLFILVDENTSSYCLPNFIAQIATEVEIEIIELEAGEEFKNIETCVQVWQSLIELGGDRKSIIINLGGGVVTDLGGFVACTFKRGIDFVNVPTTLLSMVDASVGGKNGVDLGHLKNQIGVIKEPKAVLIDTQFLETLPQSEMLSGLAEMMKHGLISDKSYWDKFKNLNNLKSEDLDGLIYESVLIKNKIVSEDLTENGIRKALNFGHTLGHAIESYCLENTSKQNLLHGHAVAIGMILESYISKEKGLITNDEYQEIKYFINEYFEKVNFDENDINEIIDLMIFDKKNEFGKVQFALLKGIGNIQINETSSNELIFKAFEDYNL, from the coding sequence ATGCAAACTATTCAAGCAATTAATTACAGTATCCATTTTAACGAATCTTGTTATAATTATTTGAACGAAATACTACAACCAAATGTATATTCTAAACTATTTATTTTAGTTGATGAAAATACATCAAGTTATTGTTTGCCAAATTTTATTGCTCAAATTGCAACAGAAGTTGAAATTGAAATTATTGAACTTGAAGCTGGTGAAGAATTTAAAAATATTGAAACTTGTGTTCAAGTATGGCAAAGTCTAATAGAACTTGGTGGCGATAGAAAAAGTATCATCATAAATCTTGGCGGCGGCGTAGTAACCGATTTAGGTGGATTTGTTGCTTGTACTTTTAAAAGAGGAATTGATTTTGTTAATGTACCTACAACATTACTTTCTATGGTCGATGCTTCTGTAGGTGGAAAAAACGGTGTTGACTTAGGTCATTTAAAAAACCAAATAGGTGTGATTAAAGAACCAAAAGCTGTTTTAATTGATACACAATTTTTAGAAACTTTACCCCAAAGTGAAATGCTGTCTGGTTTAGCTGAAATGATGAAACACGGATTGATTAGCGATAAGTCATATTGGGATAAATTCAAAAACCTAAACAACTTAAAATCAGAAGATTTAGATGGTTTAATTTACGAATCGGTTTTAATTAAAAATAAAATTGTTTCAGAAGATTTAACTGAAAACGGTATTCGAAAAGCTTTAAATTTTGGTCACACTCTTGGTCATGCAATCGAAAGTTACTGTTTAGAAAACACTTCAAAGCAAAACCTACTTCATGGTCATGCTGTAGCAATAGGTATGATTTTAGAGAGTTATATTTCTAAAGAAAAAGGGCTCATTACAAACGATGAATATCAAGAAATTAAATATTTCATCAACGAATATTTCGAAAAAGTCAATTTTGATGAAAACGACATCAATGAAATTATAGATTTAATGATTTTTGACAAGAAAAATGAGTTTGGCAAAGTTCAATTTGCACTTTTAAAAGGAATTGGAAACATACAAATCAACGAAACTTCTAGTAACGAATTGATATTCAAAGCATTTGAAGACTATAATTTATAA
- a CDS encoding type III PLP-dependent enzyme domain-containing protein, which produces MKTSYSDLINQTFYFPQEEFTLNKDNLQFHGIDLMKLVEEYGTPLKFTYLPKISKNIRQAKLWFRNSMEKLDYDANYYYCYCTKSSHFKFVLDEALKNNIHIETSSAFDINIVESLIEEGKINKNTFVVCNGFKRDAYIENIARLINNGHKNTIPVIDNYEELDLLQEKIKSKIKIGIRIAAEEEPKFEFYTSRLGIGYKNIVPFYRKQIQENKKVELKMLHFFINTGIRDTAYYWNELLKCMKVYIALKKECPTLDSLNIGGGFPIKNSLAFDYDYQYMIEEILNQIKIACDEAEVDVPNIFTEFGSFTVGESGGAIYEVLYQKQQNDRENWNMIDSSFITTLPDTWAINKRFVMMAVNRWNDTYERVLLGGLTCDSDDYYNSEQHMNAVYLPKYNKEKPLYIGFFNTGAYQETIGGFGGLHHCLIPQPKHILIDRDKNGIIATEVFSEQQNADDVLNILGYNKK; this is translated from the coding sequence ATGAAAACAAGCTATTCAGATCTAATAAACCAAACTTTTTATTTTCCACAAGAAGAATTTACGCTTAATAAAGATAATTTACAATTTCATGGTATCGACTTAATGAAATTAGTGGAAGAGTATGGAACACCATTAAAATTTACTTATTTACCTAAGATTTCTAAAAATATTCGTCAAGCGAAATTGTGGTTTAGAAATTCAATGGAAAAATTAGACTACGATGCTAATTACTATTATTGTTATTGTACTAAAAGTTCACATTTTAAATTTGTATTAGACGAAGCTTTAAAAAATAATATTCATATTGAAACTTCTTCTGCTTTTGACATCAACATTGTAGAAAGCTTAATTGAAGAAGGAAAAATCAATAAAAATACATTTGTTGTTTGTAACGGATTTAAACGCGATGCTTATATAGAAAACATTGCTCGTTTAATTAATAACGGACACAAAAACACTATTCCAGTAATTGACAACTACGAAGAGTTAGATTTACTTCAAGAAAAAATCAAGAGTAAAATCAAAATCGGAATTCGTATTGCAGCTGAAGAAGAGCCAAAATTTGAGTTCTATACTTCTCGATTAGGAATTGGATACAAAAACATTGTTCCTTTTTACAGAAAACAAATTCAAGAGAACAAGAAAGTGGAATTAAAAATGCTTCACTTCTTTATTAATACTGGAATTCGTGATACTGCCTACTATTGGAACGAATTATTAAAGTGTATGAAAGTGTATATTGCTTTGAAAAAAGAATGTCCTACACTTGATAGTTTAAATATTGGTGGTGGTTTCCCTATCAAAAATTCATTAGCTTTTGATTATGATTATCAATACATGATAGAAGAAATCTTAAATCAAATCAAAATTGCATGCGATGAAGCTGAAGTTGATGTGCCCAACATTTTTACTGAATTTGGTTCATTTACAGTTGGAGAATCTGGTGGGGCTATCTACGAAGTTTTATATCAAAAACAACAAAACGACCGTGAAAACTGGAATATGATTGATTCTTCTTTCATTACAACTCTTCCAGATACTTGGGCAATAAACAAACGCTTTGTAATGATGGCAGTTAACCGATGGAATGATACTTACGAAAGAGTTTTATTAGGTGGTTTAACTTGTGATTCTGATGATTATTACAATTCAGAACAACACATGAACGCGGTTTATTTACCTAAATATAATAAAGAAAAACCTTTATATATCGGTTTCTTTAACACAGGTGCTTACCAAGAAACAATTGGAGGTTTTGGAGGTTTACATCACTGTTTAATTCCACAACCAAAACACATTTTAATTGATCGCGACAAAAACGGTATTATTGCTACAGAAGTATTTTCTGAACAACAAAATGCTGATGATGTATTAAATATTTTAGGATATAATAAAAAATAA
- a CDS encoding deoxyhypusine synthase family protein produces the protein MKGPISQFVEKHYLHFNAAALVDAAKGYEEHLLDNGKMMVTLAGAMSTAELGKSLAEMIRQDKIHIISCTGANLEEDIMNLVAHNSYKRVPNYRDLSPQEEWDLLENHYNRVTDTCIPEEEAFRRLQSHLFDIWNKADKSGERYFPHEFMYQMINSGVLEQYYEIDPKDSWMVAAAEKNLPIVVPGWEDSTMGNIFASYCIKQEFKATTMKSGIEYMMWLADWYRDNCEGKGIGFFQIGGGIAGDFPICVVPMLYQDMEMHDVPFWAYFCQISDSTTSYGSYSGAVPNEKITWGKLDITTPKFIVESDATIVAPLIFAYILGW, from the coding sequence ATGAAAGGACCAATTAGTCAATTTGTAGAAAAACATTATTTACATTTCAATGCTGCTGCTTTAGTTGATGCTGCTAAAGGATATGAAGAGCATTTATTAGACAACGGTAAAATGATGGTAACTTTAGCTGGTGCAATGTCAACTGCTGAATTAGGAAAATCATTAGCTGAAATGATTCGCCAAGATAAAATTCATATCATTTCTTGTACAGGCGCGAACTTAGAAGAAGATATTATGAATTTAGTGGCACACAATTCATACAAAAGAGTTCCTAACTATAGAGATTTATCGCCACAAGAAGAATGGGATTTATTAGAAAACCATTACAATCGTGTAACCGATACTTGTATTCCAGAAGAAGAAGCTTTCCGTCGTTTACAATCTCATTTATTTGATATTTGGAACAAAGCTGATAAATCAGGTGAAAGATATTTTCCTCATGAATTTATGTACCAAATGATTAATTCTGGTGTTTTAGAACAATACTATGAAATTGATCCTAAAGATTCTTGGATGGTTGCTGCAGCTGAAAAAAACTTACCAATTGTAGTTCCTGGTTGGGAAGATAGTACAATGGGTAATATTTTTGCTTCATACTGTATTAAACAAGAATTCAAAGCTACTACTATGAAAAGTGGTATCGAATACATGATGTGGTTAGCAGATTGGTATAGAGATAATTGTGAAGGAAAAGGAATTGGTTTCTTCCAAATTGGTGGTGGTATCGCTGGAGATTTCCCTATTTGTGTGGTTCCAATGTTGTACCAAGATATGGAAATGCATGATGTTCCTTTCTGGGCTTATTTCTGTCAAATTTCTGATTCAACAACAAGTTATGGTTCTTATTCAGGAGCAGTTCCTAATGAAAAAATTACTTGGGGAAAACTAGATATTACAACACCTAAATTTATTGTAG